In Janthinobacterium sp. 67, a genomic segment contains:
- a CDS encoding DUF4197 domain-containing protein encodes MRLNPFPGRPAAMLCAFALLSSGAGAAAAGPLDALSNQDASNGLKAALEAGSAAAVSKLGVENGFLNNDKVKIKLPGILEQAKPLLKMTGRGQQLDDLVVSMNRAAESAVPMAKPLLLDAVKSMSVSDAKNILSGGDTSVTDFFRQKTSAPLAVKFLPIVKSVTDRSGLASKYNSTMSQIGKTGLVPQQQSTVEGYVTDRALDGLYLMIGEEEKAIRSNPLEYGSKIIGKVFGSLK; translated from the coding sequence ATGCGCCTGAACCCTTTCCCTGGCCGTCCGGCCGCCATGCTGTGCGCGTTCGCGCTCTTGTCGTCCGGCGCCGGCGCCGCCGCCGCCGGTCCCCTCGATGCCCTCAGCAACCAGGATGCCAGCAATGGCTTGAAAGCGGCGCTGGAAGCCGGTTCCGCTGCCGCCGTATCGAAGCTCGGTGTCGAGAATGGCTTCCTGAACAATGACAAGGTCAAGATCAAGCTGCCCGGCATCCTGGAGCAAGCCAAGCCCTTGCTGAAAATGACGGGCCGCGGCCAGCAGCTGGATGATCTGGTCGTGTCGATGAACCGTGCCGCGGAGTCGGCCGTACCCATGGCCAAGCCCTTGCTGCTCGACGCGGTCAAGTCGATGAGCGTGAGCGATGCGAAAAATATCCTGTCCGGTGGCGACACGTCGGTGACGGACTTCTTCCGCCAGAAAACATCGGCGCCCCTGGCCGTCAAATTCCTGCCCATCGTGAAATCCGTCACCGACCGCTCCGGCCTGGCCAGCAAATACAACAGCACCATGAGCCAGATCGGCAAGACGGGACTCGTGCCGCAGCAGCAATCGACGGTGGAAGGCTACGTCACGGACCGTGCGCTTGACGGCCTGTACCTGATGATCGGCGAAGAGGAAAAAGCCATCCGCAGCAATCCGCTCGAATATGGCAGCAAGATCATCGGGAAGGTCTTCGGCAGCCTGAAGTAA
- a CDS encoding SEL1-like repeat protein, giving the protein MPLAAPRSTAAHSTAAHYTADYLRLKGLAEKGNANAQHSLGFMYFNGQGIEQSYAQALHWYGLAAAQGLEHAQYNLGVMCQKGQGVPQDFAQAAHWYQQAAEQGYAAAQYNLGWLYAKGQGLAQDSGLAMLWFSRAAEQGDAGAQNNLGMMYDNGKGVPQDFVQAIAWYRKAAEQGYARAQFNLGLRYDNGQGVRQDRQQATAWMRKAAEQGYAPAQFNLALRYENGDVLPQDSRQAIAWYRRAAEQGHASSQFNLGLIYDNGQGVPCDKQAALEWYVKAAGLGHAAAQHNLGLHHEHGAHDYAQAQAFYRQAAEQGFPAAQYQLGLLYEHGQGMPADAQEAIFWYRKAADQGHVRAQFDLGLRYEHGQGVPPDLSLALEWYRRAAEHDYAPAQYMQGVLHDRDDGPAPDSQQACACYCRAAAQGHSLAQFALGLRHDNGQDVPQDYAAAWDWYALAARQGHARAQFNLGLMAASGQGSPLDLQQAYIWLSMAVAAGVAGAEKSLRQTVARMRETDLARVREQLAAIAA; this is encoded by the coding sequence GTGCCGCTTGCCGCTCCCCGCTCCACGGCCGCTCATTCCACGGCTGCTCATTACACGGCCGATTACCTGCGCCTGAAAGGTCTGGCCGAGAAGGGCAATGCGAACGCCCAGCACAGCCTGGGTTTCATGTACTTCAATGGCCAGGGTATCGAACAAAGCTATGCGCAGGCGCTGCACTGGTACGGCTTGGCTGCCGCGCAGGGACTCGAACACGCGCAATACAACCTGGGCGTGATGTGCCAGAAGGGCCAGGGCGTGCCGCAGGATTTTGCGCAAGCGGCGCACTGGTACCAGCAGGCGGCCGAGCAGGGCTACGCGGCGGCGCAGTACAACCTGGGCTGGCTGTACGCCAAGGGCCAGGGGCTCGCGCAGGATAGCGGACTAGCCATGCTGTGGTTCAGCCGCGCGGCGGAACAGGGCGACGCGGGCGCGCAGAATAATCTGGGCATGATGTACGACAATGGCAAGGGCGTGCCGCAGGACTTCGTGCAGGCGATCGCCTGGTACCGCAAGGCAGCCGAACAGGGCTATGCGCGCGCGCAGTTCAACCTGGGCTTGCGCTACGACAATGGCCAGGGCGTGCGCCAGGACCGCCAGCAGGCGACGGCCTGGATGCGCAAGGCGGCCGAGCAAGGCTATGCGCCGGCCCAGTTCAACCTGGCGCTGCGCTATGAAAATGGCGACGTGCTGCCGCAGGACAGCCGGCAGGCGATCGCCTGGTACCGGCGCGCGGCCGAGCAGGGCCACGCCAGTTCGCAGTTCAACCTGGGCCTGATCTACGACAATGGCCAGGGCGTGCCCTGCGATAAACAGGCGGCGCTGGAATGGTATGTCAAGGCGGCGGGACTGGGCCATGCGGCGGCCCAGCACAACTTGGGCCTGCACCATGAACATGGCGCCCACGATTACGCGCAGGCGCAAGCGTTCTACCGCCAGGCGGCAGAGCAGGGCTTCCCAGCCGCCCAGTATCAGCTGGGGCTGCTGTACGAGCATGGACAGGGCATGCCCGCCGATGCGCAGGAAGCCATCTTCTGGTACCGCAAGGCGGCCGACCAGGGGCATGTGCGGGCGCAGTTCGACCTGGGCCTGCGTTATGAACATGGCCAGGGCGTGCCGCCGGACTTGTCGCTGGCGCTGGAGTGGTACCGCCGCGCCGCCGAGCACGATTACGCGCCCGCGCAATACATGCAGGGCGTGCTGCACGACCGCGACGATGGCCCGGCGCCCGACAGCCAGCAGGCCTGCGCCTGTTATTGCCGCGCCGCCGCGCAAGGCCACAGCCTGGCCCAGTTCGCTCTGGGCCTGCGCCATGACAATGGCCAGGACGTGCCGCAGGACTATGCCGCGGCCTGGGACTGGTATGCGCTGGCTGCGCGCCAGGGCCATGCGCGGGCCCAGTTCAACCTCGGCCTGATGGCGGCCAGCGGCCAGGGCAGCCCGCTCGATTTGCAGCAGGCGTATATCTGGCTGTCGATGGCGGTGGCGGCCGGCGTGGCCGGCGCGGAGAAATCCTTGCGCCAGACTGTGGCGCGCATGCGCGAGACGGATCTGGCGCGGGTGCGTGAACAGCTGGCGGCGATAGCAGCCTAA
- a CDS encoding EAL domain-containing response regulator: MNSSAIPFDLENSPRILLVDDEPRLLASLHELLKDRGYQLYTATCGSEALAQLSKLRFDLILLDLRLPDMSGHEIMDHINRRGIEGDVIVMSGDVGIEAAIGALKRGAYDYLRKPYSREELLKTVENALQKRKLALENERIALQLENSEKMYRYLVDSSPDIIYTLNHEGRITFINDRVHQLLGFSREELIGSHYSILVHDEDQERARYAFNERRLDERASRNVELRLKCHSGSGSDRTFNNTLMTIPLNSIGMHSHDQEAKKQEYFGTYGVARDITDRKRAEEVISYQAYHDILTDLPNRMLFKDRLGLAVIQARRKLTELAVMFIDLDRFKLVNDTLGHVKGDELLQQVALRLKDCLRRGDTLARQGGDEFTIVLPELRDRQDARLIADKFLECLHQPFDLDGNQVHISASIGIAIYPGDGETIDELLRHADIAMYQVKALGKNGHSFYHESMLDVSHQKIALEQSLRKALELNQLEMYYQPQVDVMTGRIVGAEGLMRWNHPQRGLLTAGEFLPFAEENGLMLPISDWMLGALCRDLLQWDAAGGEAVRLSLNLSPQYLDRGDFFEKMRGALTRYGIAPEKIEVEITENICIRNPQYAIEQLNTLCQLGVSVAIDDFGTGYSSLSYLHRFPIHTIKIDQSFVKEIHDEHGHYPVILAIISIARGLGLHLIAEGVETEGQARYLQDKGCTTMQGYLYHRPISLGSFIAVLEEQNRLIADAAPAPSRTLTIEA; this comes from the coding sequence ATGAACTCCTCCGCCATTCCATTTGACCTGGAAAACAGCCCGCGCATCCTGCTGGTCGACGACGAGCCCCGCCTGCTCGCCTCCCTCCACGAATTGCTGAAAGACCGCGGCTACCAGCTGTACACGGCCACCTGCGGCAGCGAGGCGCTGGCGCAGTTGTCGAAACTGCGCTTCGACCTGATCCTGCTCGATCTGCGCCTGCCCGACATGAGCGGCCATGAAATCATGGACCACATCAACCGGCGCGGCATCGAGGGCGACGTGATCGTCATGAGCGGGGACGTCGGCATCGAGGCGGCCATCGGCGCCCTGAAGCGCGGCGCCTACGATTATCTGCGCAAGCCCTACAGCCGCGAGGAGCTGCTCAAGACGGTGGAGAACGCGCTGCAAAAGCGCAAGCTGGCGCTGGAAAACGAGCGCATCGCGCTGCAGCTGGAAAACTCGGAAAAGATGTACCGCTACCTGGTCGACAGCTCGCCCGACATCATCTATACCCTGAACCACGAAGGCCGCATCACCTTCATCAACGACAGGGTGCACCAGTTGCTGGGCTTTAGCCGCGAAGAGCTGATCGGCAGCCATTACTCCATCCTCGTGCACGATGAAGACCAGGAGCGGGCGCGCTATGCCTTCAATGAGCGCCGCCTCGACGAGCGCGCCTCGCGCAATGTGGAGCTGCGTCTGAAGTGCCATAGCGGCAGCGGCAGCGACCGCACCTTCAACAACACCTTGATGACGATTCCGCTCAATTCGATCGGCATGCACAGCCACGATCAGGAAGCGAAAAAGCAGGAATATTTTGGCACCTACGGCGTGGCGCGCGACATCACCGACCGCAAACGCGCCGAGGAAGTCATCTCCTACCAGGCCTACCACGACATCCTGACGGACCTGCCGAACCGCATGCTGTTCAAGGACCGCCTGGGGCTGGCCGTGATCCAGGCGCGGCGCAAGCTGACGGAGCTGGCCGTGATGTTCATCGACCTCGATCGCTTCAAACTGGTCAACGATACCCTGGGCCACGTGAAGGGCGACGAATTGCTGCAGCAGGTGGCGCTGCGCCTGAAGGATTGTCTGCGCCGCGGCGATACCCTGGCGCGCCAGGGCGGCGATGAATTTACCATCGTGCTGCCGGAACTGCGCGACCGCCAGGATGCGCGCCTGATCGCCGACAAATTCCTCGAATGCCTGCACCAGCCCTTCGACCTCGATGGCAATCAGGTGCATATCTCGGCCTCGATCGGCATCGCCATCTATCCGGGCGACGGCGAGACCATCGACGAGCTGCTGCGCCACGCCGACATCGCCATGTACCAGGTCAAGGCGCTGGGCAAGAACGGCCACAGTTTTTATCACGAGTCCATGCTCGACGTGTCGCACCAGAAGATCGCGCTCGAGCAAAGCTTGCGCAAGGCGCTGGAGCTGAACCAGTTGGAGATGTATTACCAGCCGCAGGTGGACGTGATGACGGGCCGCATCGTTGGCGCCGAAGGCCTGATGCGCTGGAACCACCCGCAGCGGGGCTTGCTGACGGCCGGCGAATTTTTGCCGTTTGCCGAGGAAAACGGCTTGATGCTGCCGATCTCGGACTGGATGCTGGGCGCGCTGTGCCGCGACCTGCTGCAATGGGATGCGGCTGGCGGCGAAGCCGTGCGCCTGTCGCTCAATTTGTCGCCGCAATACCTGGACCGGGGCGACTTTTTCGAGAAGATGCGCGGCGCGCTGACGCGCTACGGCATCGCGCCGGAAAAGATCGAAGTGGAGATCACGGAAAACATCTGCATCCGCAATCCGCAGTATGCGATCGAGCAGTTGAATACGCTGTGCCAGCTGGGCGTGTCGGTGGCCATCGACGATTTCGGCACCGGCTATTCCTCGCTGTCGTACCTGCACCGCTTCCCCATCCACACGATCAAGATCGACCAGTCGTTTGTGAAGGAAATCCACGACGAGCACGGGCATTACCCTGTCATCCTGGCCATCATCTCGATCGCGCGCGGCCTGGGCCTGCACCTGATCGCCGAGGGCGTGGAGACGGAAGGGCAGGCGCGCTACCTGCAGGACAAGGGTTGCACCACGATGCAGGGTTATCTGTACCACCGGCCCATTTCGCTGGGCAGCTTCATCGCCGTGCTGGAGGAGCAGAACCGTTTGATCGCCGATGCGGCCCCCGCGCCGTCCCGGACGCTGACCATCGAGGCTTGA
- a CDS encoding HDOD domain-containing protein: MHQSDQDIRNRLLIARLPAMPQILLKLIAHLQADDAGMPELAALIAKDAGMTSKILGVANSSAYHRQSKVVSLEQSLVSLGTDMIKTLVISESVFQTFNSFPHSGSTDLRAFWKSSLSAAVMARALAKAMAYPHVEEAYLAGLLHNVGRLALLATAPKEYAFNFTARDDAALCAVEQRTLQITHAEAGAWLIERWHLDSFLADSVLYHHEPLARLEASHPLIRIVRLAHLLCCHADDADEAESITQAASLCALDVEALHDLAGSVARQVEQAAQHLGIDLAGADEIATPPAYAPPAVDPVQRRLSDEVRNMVLVSEVGQTFARQQGESSLLEAITRSARILFDFDTAVILLQNPTGHALVGVAAGEHQQRLAGFSIPLAKGGLLAASAIECKLAFLKRDMPALGIVEEQLFRILGTDSLVCVPLVAGQRSLGVLIGGVAAWQIPACQKREGFLRAYANQAATALETAISARGLARRQLDHVAEEYRAASRRVVHEVNNPLSIIKNYLSVLDHKLEKQEPVSGEMAILNEEIDRVGQLIGGLADLQPAAASGVTDCARVVDDVLRLFRATDFLPPKIEVVTRMQDAPCEVEADADMLKQILLNLLKNAVEALPDGGRIEVANRGHVNRDRRLYLELCVSDNGAGLAPEVLANLFSPVRSSKDGAHHGLGLSIVHDLVTRLHGVIGCRSSKSGTSFEILLPIPMPASAAAALPAPGNTALSS; the protein is encoded by the coding sequence ATGCATCAATCTGATCAAGATATACGCAATCGCCTGCTGATTGCCCGCCTGCCGGCCATGCCGCAGATCCTCCTCAAGCTGATCGCCCACCTGCAGGCCGACGATGCCGGCATGCCGGAGCTGGCCGCCCTGATCGCCAAGGATGCGGGCATGACCAGCAAGATACTCGGCGTGGCCAACAGCTCGGCCTACCATCGCCAGAGCAAGGTCGTCAGCCTGGAGCAATCGCTCGTCTCGCTCGGTACGGACATGATCAAGACCCTGGTCATCAGCGAATCCGTGTTCCAGACCTTTAACAGCTTTCCCCATTCCGGCAGCACGGATTTGCGCGCTTTCTGGAAAAGTTCGCTGTCGGCCGCCGTCATGGCGCGCGCGCTGGCCAAGGCCATGGCCTATCCGCACGTCGAGGAAGCCTATCTGGCGGGATTGCTGCACAACGTGGGCCGACTGGCCTTGCTGGCCACGGCGCCGAAGGAATACGCGTTCAATTTCACGGCGCGCGACGATGCCGCCCTGTGCGCGGTGGAGCAGCGCACCTTGCAGATCACGCATGCCGAAGCGGGTGCCTGGCTGATCGAGCGCTGGCATCTCGATTCCTTCCTGGCCGACAGCGTGCTGTATCACCATGAACCGCTGGCGCGCCTGGAAGCGAGCCATCCCCTGATCCGCATCGTACGCCTGGCGCACCTGTTGTGCTGCCATGCCGACGATGCGGACGAGGCCGAGTCCATCACGCAGGCGGCAAGCCTGTGCGCGCTGGACGTCGAGGCATTGCACGACCTGGCCGGCAGCGTCGCGCGCCAGGTGGAACAGGCCGCGCAGCACCTGGGCATCGACCTTGCCGGCGCGGACGAGATCGCCACGCCGCCCGCGTATGCGCCGCCAGCCGTCGATCCGGTGCAGCGGCGCCTGTCCGACGAAGTGCGCAATATGGTGCTGGTGTCCGAAGTGGGGCAGACCTTCGCCCGGCAGCAGGGCGAGAGCAGCCTGCTCGAAGCCATCACGCGCTCGGCGCGCATCCTGTTCGATTTCGACACCGCCGTCATCCTGCTGCAAAACCCGACCGGCCATGCGCTCGTCGGCGTGGCGGCGGGCGAGCATCAGCAGCGCCTGGCCGGCTTCTCGATCCCGCTGGCCAAGGGGGGACTCCTGGCCGCATCGGCGATCGAGTGCAAGCTGGCGTTCCTGAAACGCGACATGCCGGCGCTGGGCATCGTCGAGGAGCAGCTGTTCCGCATACTCGGTACCGACAGCCTGGTCTGCGTGCCGCTCGTGGCGGGCCAGCGCAGCCTGGGCGTGCTGATTGGCGGCGTGGCGGCGTGGCAGATTCCTGCTTGCCAGAAGCGCGAAGGTTTTTTGCGCGCGTATGCCAACCAGGCCGCCACGGCGCTGGAAACGGCCATCAGCGCGCGCGGCCTGGCGCGGCGCCAGCTCGATCACGTGGCCGAGGAATACCGCGCCGCGTCGCGCCGCGTCGTGCATGAAGTGAACAACCCGCTGTCCATCATCAAGAACTATTTGAGCGTGCTCGATCACAAGCTGGAGAAGCAGGAGCCGGTGTCGGGCGAAATGGCGATCCTCAATGAGGAAATCGACAGGGTCGGCCAGCTGATCGGCGGCCTGGCCGATCTGCAGCCGGCAGCGGCCAGTGGCGTGACCGATTGCGCGCGCGTCGTCGACGACGTGCTGCGCCTGTTCCGCGCCACCGACTTCCTGCCGCCGAAGATCGAGGTGGTCACGCGCATGCAGGACGCGCCATGCGAGGTGGAGGCCGATGCCGACATGCTCAAGCAAATCCTGCTCAACCTGCTGAAAAACGCCGTCGAAGCCTTGCCCGATGGCGGACGCATCGAAGTGGCGAACCGTGGCCACGTCAACCGCGACCGCCGCCTGTACCTGGAACTGTGCGTCAGCGACAATGGCGCCGGTCTGGCGCCGGAAGTGCTGGCCAATCTGTTCTCGCCTGTGCGCAGCAGCAAGGACGGCGCGCATCACGGCCTGGGCTTGTCCATCGTGCACGACCTGGTCACGCGCCTGCATGGCGTGATCGGCTGCCGCAGCAGCAAGTCCGGCACCTCGTTTGAAATTTTACTGCCCATCCCCATGCCGGCGAGCGCCGCGGCCGCGTTGCCCGCGCCCGGCAATACCGCCTTGTCCTCGTAA
- a CDS encoding multidrug effflux MFS transporter, with protein sequence MFPTPPADVPPDPVTPVPPPTPSHMAPLSRGALAMMLAGLSMLGPLSIDTYLPAFGAIQGSLQASPLEVQQSLTFYMLAFAGMVLWHGAISDTFGRRNVILVSLLMFAIGSLGCASAHTVHYLWFFRIMQGVSAGAGVVISRAIIRDLYADAAAARLLSLVTMIFSIAPAVAPILGGWIVIWFDWRSIFLFLAFYTVVLLAFCYWRLPETLPLAKRQPFNPRFLASSYGQILRSPLFHIKAGIVALNFAGLFLFITAAPEMLPKQLGLGPSQFAWLFIPCVSGIFMGAAAANRIAGKVTFARQIGIGFAFLLCAASVNVVYHLFLPPSLPWSVLPLFFYTFGMSLVGPGATLLALDLFPHIRGTVASCQSFASTLLGAVVAGVISPLLSGSVLWLASGQLAFTGLALALWLISRRFRHRLLGSFKA encoded by the coding sequence ATGTTTCCCACCCCTCCGGCCGATGTGCCGCCAGACCCGGTCACCCCCGTTCCGCCTCCCACGCCGAGCCATATGGCGCCGCTGAGCCGCGGTGCGCTGGCGATGATGCTGGCCGGGCTGTCGATGCTGGGCCCTTTGTCGATCGATACGTATCTGCCCGCGTTTGGCGCGATCCAGGGTTCGCTGCAGGCCTCGCCGCTGGAAGTGCAGCAGTCGCTGACGTTCTACATGCTGGCCTTTGCCGGCATGGTGCTATGGCATGGCGCGATTTCGGATACTTTCGGCCGGCGCAACGTCATTCTCGTGTCGCTGCTGATGTTTGCCATCGGCTCGCTCGGTTGCGCTTCGGCGCACACGGTGCACTATCTGTGGTTCTTCCGCATCATGCAGGGCGTGTCGGCCGGCGCCGGCGTGGTGATCAGCCGCGCCATCATCCGCGACCTGTATGCCGATGCGGCGGCGGCGCGGCTGCTGTCGCTGGTGACGATGATCTTTTCCATCGCGCCGGCCGTGGCGCCGATTCTCGGCGGCTGGATCGTCATCTGGTTCGACTGGCGCTCGATCTTCCTGTTCCTCGCCTTTTACACGGTGGTGCTGCTGGCGTTCTGCTACTGGCGCCTGCCCGAAACCCTGCCGTTGGCCAAACGCCAGCCGTTCAATCCCCGTTTTCTCGCGTCGAGCTATGGCCAGATCCTGCGCTCGCCCCTGTTCCACATCAAGGCCGGCATCGTCGCGCTCAATTTCGCGGGCCTGTTCCTGTTCATCACAGCCGCGCCGGAAATGCTGCCCAAGCAGCTGGGCCTGGGACCATCGCAATTCGCCTGGCTGTTCATTCCCTGCGTGAGCGGCATCTTCATGGGCGCCGCAGCGGCCAACCGCATCGCCGGCAAGGTCACGTTCGCGCGCCAGATCGGCATCGGCTTTGCCTTCCTGCTGTGCGCCGCCAGTGTCAATGTCGTGTATCACTTGTTCCTGCCGCCATCGTTGCCCTGGTCGGTGCTGCCGCTGTTCTTCTACACCTTCGGCATGTCGCTGGTGGGGCCGGGCGCGACCCTGCTGGCGCTCGACCTGTTCCCGCATATCCGCGGCACGGTGGCCTCGTGCCAGTCGTTTGCGAGCACCTTGCTGGGCGCCGTGGTGGCCGGCGTGATCTCGCCGCTGCTGTCCGGCTCCGTGCTGTGGCTGGCGTCGGGCCAGCTGGCGTTTACAGGCCTGGCGCTGGCCCTGTGGCTGATATCGCGGCGCTTCCGCCACCGTTTGCTGGGTTCCTTCAAGGCATAA
- a CDS encoding THUMP domain-containing class I SAM-dependent RNA methyltransferase — protein MASYFCPCPRGMEAALAEELGEIAQDSATMKVHNQVPGGVHCSGDLLDSYRINLHSRIASRVLMRMAHSGYKTENDIYDLTLAQSWEDWFGVHHTIRVDVTAVKSPLRSLEFTTLKIKDAICDRFRDQFNERPSVNTKTPDMRIVGFLDAHTFTVYLDTSGEALFKRGWREETGDAPLRENLAAGLLRVSGWKPGMVLFDPMCGSGTILAEAAQMLQGIPPGASRQFAFENFHDFDPAPWNAMKNAIKVNPLPAEPTIFGSDISGDMVAMTRHNLRCAGVRFDVPLKQIEAQEVKPPSDVPGIMLTNPPYGERIGVRGDSTIPEDELSTSFYSAMGTTLKQRFAGWTVFLFTADLGLPKLLRLKEARKTPFFNGALECRLFRFDMVAGYNRREEAKPKPQQ, from the coding sequence ATGGCTTCATATTTTTGCCCATGCCCGCGCGGCATGGAAGCGGCGCTGGCCGAGGAACTGGGCGAGATCGCCCAGGATAGTGCGACCATGAAGGTCCACAACCAGGTGCCGGGCGGCGTGCATTGCTCGGGCGACCTGCTGGACTCCTACCGCATCAACCTGCATTCGCGCATCGCTTCGCGCGTGCTGATGCGCATGGCCCATTCCGGCTACAAGACGGAAAACGATATTTATGACCTGACCCTGGCGCAATCCTGGGAAGACTGGTTCGGCGTGCACCACACGATCCGCGTCGACGTCACGGCCGTCAAATCGCCGCTGCGCAGCCTGGAATTCACGACATTGAAAATCAAGGATGCGATCTGCGACCGTTTCCGCGACCAGTTCAACGAGCGTCCATCGGTCAATACCAAGACGCCGGACATGCGCATCGTCGGCTTCCTCGATGCGCATACGTTCACCGTCTACCTCGACACCTCGGGCGAAGCCCTGTTCAAGCGCGGCTGGCGCGAAGAGACGGGCGACGCGCCGCTGCGCGAAAACCTGGCCGCCGGCCTGTTGCGCGTGTCGGGCTGGAAGCCCGGCATGGTGCTGTTCGACCCGATGTGCGGTTCCGGCACCATCCTGGCCGAAGCGGCGCAGATGCTGCAGGGGATTCCACCGGGCGCGTCGCGCCAGTTTGCGTTTGAAAACTTCCACGACTTCGACCCGGCGCCGTGGAATGCCATGAAAAACGCCATCAAGGTCAATCCATTGCCGGCCGAACCGACGATTTTCGGCAGCGATATCTCGGGCGACATGGTGGCCATGACGCGCCACAACCTGCGCTGCGCCGGCGTGCGTTTCGACGTGCCCCTGAAACAGATCGAAGCGCAGGAAGTCAAGCCGCCAAGCGACGTGCCGGGCATCATGCTGACCAATCCGCCGTACGGTGAACGTATCGGCGTGCGCGGCGACAGCACCATTCCGGAAGACGAACTGTCGACGTCCTTCTATTCGGCCATGGGCACGACCCTGAAGCAGCGTTTCGCCGGCTGGACCGTGTTCCTGTTTACGGCCGACCTGGGCTTGCCCAAGCTGCTGCGTTTGAAGGAAGCGCGCAAGACGCCATTCTTCAACGGCGCGCTGGAATGCCGTCTGTTCCGCTTTGATATGGTCGCAGGTTACAACCGCCGTGAAGAGGCGAAGCCGAAACCACAGCAGTAA
- a CDS encoding 2-hydroxychromene-2-carboxylate isomerase: MSASQNKVVQYFFAPHSPWTYLGHARLMAIAAKTGAQIDVRPFDLGKVFSVSGGLPLAKRAPQRQAYRLAELARWSAFLQVPLTLQPKFFPVSPEASAKLIIATRLAHGVEASLNLAHAIMRGLWAEERNIGDEETLVQIAVDAGFDGRQLLKTSETASVQAEYDANTEAATAASVFGSPWYIVDGEGYWGQDRLDFVERALDAK; encoded by the coding sequence ATGAGTGCAAGCCAGAACAAAGTCGTGCAGTATTTCTTCGCCCCCCACTCGCCATGGACCTATCTGGGCCACGCGCGCCTGATGGCCATCGCCGCGAAGACGGGCGCCCAGATCGACGTACGTCCCTTCGACCTGGGCAAGGTCTTCAGCGTCTCGGGCGGCCTGCCGCTGGCCAAGCGCGCGCCGCAGCGCCAGGCCTACCGCCTGGCCGAACTGGCGCGCTGGTCGGCCTTTCTGCAAGTGCCATTGACCCTGCAGCCGAAGTTTTTCCCCGTGTCGCCGGAAGCGTCGGCCAAGCTGATCATCGCCACGCGCCTGGCGCACGGCGTGGAAGCATCGCTGAACCTGGCGCACGCCATCATGCGCGGCCTGTGGGCCGAAGAGCGCAACATCGGTGACGAAGAGACCCTGGTGCAGATCGCCGTTGACGCGGGTTTCGATGGCCGCCAGTTGCTGAAAACGTCGGAAACGGCCAGCGTGCAGGCGGAATACGACGCCAATACGGAAGCGGCCACCGCCGCATCCGTCTTCGGCTCGCCGTGGTACATCGTCGATGGCGAAGGCTACTGGGGCCAGGACCGCCTCGATTTCGTCGAGCGCGCGCTGGACGCAAAATAG
- a CDS encoding CopD family protein, producing MLFLWTKAFHIIFVMSWFAGLFYLPRIFVNLAMETETVATERLLLMARKLYRFMSLLALPAMVLGLALMWMLYGGGEGRMKMPGWMHAKLTFVVLLLGYHHACGSILRKFEKGLNKRSHTWFRWFNEVPVVMLLAVVVLVVVKPF from the coding sequence ATGCTCTTTCTCTGGACCAAAGCCTTCCACATCATCTTCGTCATGTCCTGGTTCGCCGGCCTGTTTTATTTGCCGCGCATCTTCGTGAACCTGGCGATGGAGACGGAGACGGTCGCCACCGAGCGTTTGCTGCTGATGGCGCGCAAGCTGTACCGCTTCATGTCGCTGCTGGCGCTGCCGGCAATGGTGCTGGGGCTGGCCCTGATGTGGATGCTGTATGGCGGGGGCGAAGGCCGCATGAAGATGCCGGGCTGGATGCATGCCAAGCTGACGTTCGTGGTGCTGCTGCTCGGCTATCACCACGCCTGCGGCTCCATCCTGCGCAAGTTTGAAAAAGGTCTCAACAAGCGCAGCCACACCTGGTTCCGCTGGTTTAACGAGGTGCCGGTGGTGATGCTGCTGGCCGTCGTCGTGCTGGTCGTGGTCAAGCCTTTCTAA